From a single Peromyscus maniculatus bairdii isolate BWxNUB_F1_BW_parent chromosome 4, HU_Pman_BW_mat_3.1, whole genome shotgun sequence genomic region:
- the LOC102906097 gene encoding olfactory receptor 4P4-like has product MGNATVFILLGLSENQNIEVLCFVLFLVCYVAIWMGNVLIIISITFTQLMEQPMYFFLNYLSLSDLCYTTTVTPKLLADLLAERKIISYNTCMTQLFVLHFLRAIEIFILTAMAYDRYVAICRPLHYTLIMSRQRCNEILAVCCTGRFLHSSSQSLLISFLSFCDQNEIDHYFCDVYPLLKLACTDTQRIDLFVIVDSGLIALVTFVILMIFYLLILHTIRVYPAESHSKALSTCSSHITIMVLFFVPVLFVYMRPNITFPEDKVFALFYTIIAPMFNLLVYTLRNTEMKNAIKRIWYHQIPLLKKHIP; this is encoded by the coding sequence ATGGGAAATGCTACTGTGTTTATTCTCTTGGGGCTTTCTGAAAACCAAAACATTGAAGTCCTCTGCTTTGTATTATTTCTAGTTTGCTACGTTGCTATTTGGATGGGCAATGTGCTCATAATTATTTCTATCACTTTCACTCAACTCATGGAACAACCTATGTACTTCTTCCTCAATTACTTATCACTTTCTGATCTTTGCTACACAACCACAGTGACACCGAAACTCCTGGCTGATTTACTGGCAGAGAGGAAGATTATTTCCTATAATACTTGCATGACACAGCTATTTGTTCTTCATTTCCTTAGAGCCATAGAGATCTTCATTCTCACTgcaatggcctatgaccgctacgTGGCCATCTGCAGGCCTCTTCACTACACTCTCATTATGAGCAGACAGAGATGCAATGAAATCCTTGCAGTTTGTTGCACTGGAAGATTTCTGCACTCATCCAGTCAGTcccttctcatttcctttttgtCCTTTTGTGACCAGAATGAGATAGATCACTATTTCTGTGATGTGTACCCTTTATTGAAATTGGCTTGCACTGATACACAAAGAATTGATCTCTTTGTCATCGTTGATTCTGGCCTAATTGCTTTGGTAACATTTGTAATTTTGATGATCTTTTATTTGCTGATATTACACACCATTAGAGTTTACCCTGCAGAGAGCCATTCCAAAGCTCTCTCCACGTGCAGTTCTCATATAACCATTATGGTCCTGTTTTTTGTGCCTGTTCTCTTTGTTTACATGAGACCAAATATAACATTCCCAGAAGACAAAGTGTTTGCTCTTTTCTACACTATCATTGCTCCCATGTTCAACCTTCTGGTCTACACCTTGAGAAACACCGAGATGAAGAATGCCATAAAGAGAATATGGTATCATCAAATACCTTTGTTAAAGAAGCATATTCCATGA
- the LOC102906400 gene encoding olfactory receptor 4P4-like has translation MECQRNISEFFLLGLSSKQNIQVFCFMFFTFCYLAILCGNLLILISIRGSSLFNQPMYYFLSHLSSMDICYTSCVTPKLIGDLLVQRKIISYESCMLQVFAMHFFGLIEVLILTAMAFDRYMAICRPLHYIVIMSRTRCYILILASWVGGAAHSFSQVFMLICLPFCGPHEIDHYYCDIFPLLKLACTDTYITGVLMVVDSGIIALVTLVLLFGSYMVILFTLRNHSAEGRRKALSPCGSHITVVILFFGPSIFTYLRPPTTFPEDKIFALFYTIIAPMFNPLIYTLRNTEMKKAMKKVWCQ, from the coding sequence ATGGAATGCCAGAGGAACATATCAGAATTCTTTCTCCTGGGTCTGTCTTCTAAGCAGAACATACAAGTGTTCTGCTTCATGTTCTTCACATTCTGTTACCTTGCCATCTTGTGTGGGAATCTGCTGATCCTTATCTCAATTAGAGGCAGTTCTCTGTTCAACCAACCAATGTACTATTTCCTCAGCCACCTATCTTCTATGGACATCTGCTATACCTCCTGTGTGACACCCAAACTGATTGGGGATCTGCTTGTGCAAAGAAAAATCATCTCCTATGAAAGCTGCATGCTGCAGGTCTTTGCTATGCACTTCTTTGGCCTTATTGAAGTCTTAATCCTGACAGCCATGGCCTTTGACCGCTATATGGCCATCTGCAGGCCTCTCCACTACATAGTAATCATGAGCAGAACCAGGTGCTATATCCTGATCTTGGCTTCCTGGGTTGGTGGAGCTGCCCACTCCTTTTCCCAGGTTTTTATGCTAATATGTTTGCCCTTCTGTGGCCCCCATGAAATTGATCACTACTACTGTGACATTTTCCCTCTGCTGAAACTTGCCTGTACTGATACGTACATCACTGGTGTCCTCATGGTTGTGGACTCAGGAATTATTGCCTTGGTAACCTTAGTTCTCCTGTTTGGTTCATATATGGTTATACTGTTCACATTAAGGAATCACTCAGCAGAAGGAAGACGCAAAGCTCTTTCTCCCTGTGGGTCACACATCACTGTGGTAATTTTATTCTTTGGTCCTTCCATCTTTACCTACCTTAGGCCTCCTACCACTTTCCCTGAGGACAAAATCTTTGCCCTATTTTACACCATCATTGCTCCTATGTTCAACCCCCTCATCTATACTCTGAGaaatacagagatgaaaaaggCCATGAAGAAGGTTTGGTGTCAATAG